From the genome of Papaver somniferum cultivar HN1 chromosome 2, ASM357369v1, whole genome shotgun sequence, one region includes:
- the LOC113354455 gene encoding uncharacterized protein LOC113354455: MDDSRSRNYSKQVIKHTAIPRQLSSSSDLKQKIARRRERNENQENLMANHMSYSSSKLQNFKKPSTPKHFMSSRKKILVERNDLGFYGTTTTHVSKNPILDSKPPNSSYKVPPNLESNGLISSQITPISSKTTNSDEEPHYDQNTNCSSPKQDFLSSNPNGRVNILKRKRNELKQQRPEQKSKPSGSRIGFNEKPNTNNGSSEHESEAEIEEKEEAEKNGRSWILHQVFKFLVLLGFVGFSAFYISSMNALNPPLQSTVKHGFKILWKFLFKLNTVVDDLFTLFHLFRFHNRMHKYT; encoded by the exons ATGGACGATTCAAGATCAAGAAATTATAGTAAACAAGTAATCAAACATACTGCTATACCTAGACAACTCTCATCATCATCTG ATTTAAAGCAAAAGATTgctagaagaagagaaagaaatgaaAACCAAGAGAATTTAATGGCAAATCATATGAGTTACTCTTCCTCTAAACtacaaaactttaaaaaaccatcAACACCCAAACATTTCATGTCATCAAGAAAGAAGATTTTGGTGGAAAGAAACGATTTGGGATTCTATGGAACAACAACAACCCATGTTTCAAAAAACCCAATTCTTGATTCAAAACCTCCAAATTCATCATATAAGGTACCCCCAAATCTTGAATCGAATGGTTTGATTTCATCTCAGATTACAcctatttcttcaaaaacaactAATTCAGATGAAGAACCACATTATGATCAAAATACAAATTGCTCATCCCCAAAACAAGATTTTCTTAGTTCCAATCCTAATGGTAGAGTTAACATACTTAAACGAAAAAGGAATGAATTGAAACAACAACGACCAGAGCAAAAATCAAAACCATCTGGTTCAAGAATTGGTTTTAATGAAAAGCCAAACACAAACAATGGTTCTTCTGAACATGAAAGTGAAgctgaaatagaagaaaaagaagaggcgGAGAAGAATGGGAGAAGCTGGATTTTGCATCAGGTATTCAAATTTCTAGTCCTTCTTGGTTTtgtggggttttctgcattttataTATCTTCTATGAATGCCCTAAACCCTCCATTACAATCTACTGTTAAACACGGATTTAAAATTTTGTGGAAATTCCTGTTCAAATTAAACACAGTGGTTGATGATTTATTTACTCTCTTTCATTTGTTTCGGTTTCATAATCGAATGCACAAGTATACGTAG